One Nicotiana sylvestris chromosome 12, ASM39365v2, whole genome shotgun sequence genomic window carries:
- the LOC104228488 gene encoding general transcription and DNA repair factor IIH helicase/translocase subunit XPB1-like: MGIGEKDRPNKKIKFSIRPAIIEPEDEEEEEEENGDNDSDSELLIHDSENKGVELMRDFTKLELKPDHGNRPLWVCSDGRVFLETYSPLYKQASDFLIAIAEPVSRPQLIHEFNLTPHSLYAAVSVGLHTHTIISVFNKLSKTKLPEEVVDFIQASTSNYGKVKLVLKQNRYLIESPCIEVWEKLLKDDVISRARITSSDLGLLPELMSEEKEARFSFEIDPAQVESVKQRCLPNALNYPMLEEYDFENDTVNPDLDMELKVNAQPRPYQEKSLSKMFGNGRARSGIIVLPCGAGKSLVGVSAATRIKKSCLCLATNAVSVDQWAYQFRLWSTIRDEQICRFTCDSKEQFRGDIAAGVVVTTYNMIAFGGKRSEESEKLIEEIRNREWGLLLLDEVHVVPAQMFRKVISLTKSHCKLGLTATLVREDERITDLNFLIGPKLYEANWSDLAKGGFIANVQCAEVWCPMTKEFFAEYLKQENQRKRQALYVMNPNKFRACEFLIRFHEQQRADKIIVFSDNLFALMEYAMKLRKPMIYGGTSHAERMKILEAFRTSPEVNTIFLSKVGDNSIDIPEANVIIQISSHAGSRRQEAQRLGRILRAKGRPLGRSAIEEHDAFFYSLVSTDTQEMYYSTKRQQFLIDQGYSFKVITSLPPPDSGPELSYYHVEEQLGLLGKVLSAGEDMVGLEEIEEEDTDGKALRRANRSVGSMSTYSGARGMIYMEYNGGQKKHGGFVQTKSKPKDLSKRHFLFKKRYV, encoded by the coding sequence ATGGGTATAGGAGAAAAAGATCGTCCCAATAAGAAGATTAAATTCTCAATTAGGCCTGCAATAATTGAaccagaagatgaagaagaagaagaagaagaaaatggagATAATGATTCCGATTCTGAACTCCTAATTCATGACAGTGAGAATAAAGGAGTAGAATTAATGAGAGATTTTACAAAGTTAGAGCTCAAACCTGATCACGGAAATCGTCCGCTGTGGGTTTGCTCTGACGGTCGTGTTTTTCTGGAAACATACTCTCCGCTTTACAAGCAAGCTTCTGATTTCCTTATCGCCATTGCTGAACCTGTTTCCCGCCCTCAATTAATTCATGAATTTAACCTCACACCTCACTCTCTATACGCTGCCGTTTCGGTCGGTCTTCATACTCATACAATTATCTCTGTTTTCAACAAATTATCAAAAACGAAACTTCCTGAAGAAGTCGTTGATTTTATTCAAGCTTCCACGTCTAATTACGGTAAAGTAAAATTAGTACTCAAGCAAAATCGTTACCTCATCGAATCCCCGTGCATAGAAGTGTGGGAAAAGCTGCTTAAGGATGATGTTATATCTCGAGCTAGAATTACAAGTAGTGATTTAGGGTTATTGCCAGAGTTGATGAGTGAAGAAAAAGAGGCGCGATTTTCATTTGAAATTGATCCTGCACAAGTTGAAAGTGTAAAGCAACGTTGCTTACCAAATGCGTTAAATTATCCAATGTTAGAAGAGTATGATTTCGAGAACGACACTGTAAATCCTGATTTGGATATGGAGTTGAAAGTTAACGCGCAGCCGCGGCCTTATCAAGAGAAGAGTCTTAGTAAGATGTTTGGGAATGGTAGAGCTAGATCTGGTATTATTGTGCTACCGTGTGGCGCGGGCAAGTCATTGGTTGGTGTTTCTGCAGCCACTAGAATTAAGAAGAGTTGTCTCTGTTTAGCTACAAATGCAGTATCTGTTGATCAATGGGCTTATCAATTCCGGTTATGGTCAACGATTCGAGATGAACAGATATGCCGTTTTACTTGTGACAGTAAAGAACAATTTCGCGGGGATATTGCTGCTGGTGTAGTTGTTACAACTTATAACATGATTGCTTTTGGAGGTAAACGTTCTGAAGAATCTGAGAAACTTATTGAAGAAATAAGAAATAGAGAATGGGGATTGCTTCTCTTAGATGAGGTCCATGTTGTTCCTGCTCAAATGTTCAGGAAAGTCATCAGCCTCACAAAATCTCACTGCAAACTTGGACTTACAGCAACGTTAGTTAGGGAAGACGAACGGATTACTGATTTGAACTTCCTTATTGGTCCCAAGTTGTACGAGGCGAATTGGTCTGATTTAGCAAAAGGAGGATTTATTGCTAATGTGCAGTGTGCTGAGGTTTGGTGTCCGATGACTAAGGAGTTTTTTGCTGAGTATTTGAAACAGGAAAATCAAAGAAAGAGACAGGCATTATACGTAATGAATCCGAATAAATTCAGGGCTTGTGAGTTTCTCATCAGGTTCCACGAGCAACAGCGCGCTGATAAGATTATTGTGTTTTCTGATAACCTGTTTGCACTAATGGAGTATGCAATGAAACTTCGGAAGCCTATGATCTACGGTGGTACCAGCCACGCGGAGAGGATGAAAATACTGGAGGCGTTTAGAACTAGTCCAGAAGTGAACACCATTTTTCTTTCAAAAGTGGGGGATAATTCCATAGACATTCCGGAGGCAAATGTGATCATTCAAATTTCGTCACATGCTGGTTCAAGGCGCCAAGAGGCACAACGACTAGGTCGTATACTCAGGGCAAAAGGGCGCCCTCTAGGGAGATCAGCGATAGAGGAACACGATGCCTTCTTTTACTCGCTCGTATCAACTGATACACAAGAAATGTACTACTCAACAAAGAGGCAGCAATTCTTGATTGATCAAGGTTATAGCTTTAAGGTGATAACAAGTTTGCCTCCACCGGATTCAGGACCTGAGTTGAGTTATTACCATGTTGAGGAGCAGCTTGGGCTTCTTGGGAAGGTACTAAGTGCCGGCGAAGATATGGTTGGCTTGgaggaaatagaagaagaagatacAGATGGCAAAGCGCTTCGTAGAGCAAATCGCAGTGTGGGATCAATGAGCACTTATTCAGGAGCCAGAGGAATGATTTATATGGAATACAATGGAGGCCAGAAGAAACATGGAGGATTTGTCCAGACAAAGAGCAAGCCCAAGGATTTGTCCAAGAGACACTTTTTATTCAAAAAACGCTATGTTTGA